A stretch of Ipomoea triloba cultivar NCNSP0323 chromosome 11, ASM357664v1 DNA encodes these proteins:
- the LOC115997415 gene encoding AAA-ATPase At3g28580-like, producing MIAVMAMLQSLGRVGTAIASFLFMWDMIRRHLPPELRRVLERWTYKLRIFFNPYVQISINEYMSRNLKPHDAYAAVEAYLSVNSVKEAKRLKAEMITGADKLVLSMDENEKVNDEFHGAKVQWISGKFEVRQKEQYPEIDKRYYKLIFHKKHREMITGPYLDHVVRTGKQIQARYKKKKLYTNSHSKTTWSHIVFDHPASFENLAMERERKKEIVEDLIAFREGREFYERIGKAWKRGYLLYGPPGTGKSTMIASMANLLNYDIYDLELTSVRDNTDLRRLLAETTSKSIIVIEDIDCSLDLTGKRKKSLDKKAEGGTENSMNEAFSNETEETSSRVTLSGLLNFIDGLWSACSGERIIVFTTNYVHKLDPALTRRGRMDQHIELSYCSFEGFEVLARSYLGLESHPLFESIELLMKETRITPADVAENLMPKSRKEVAERCLRNLVQTLERAKEKQRSDKGKEELEDKLE from the coding sequence ATGATAGCGGTCATGGCGATGCTGCAGAGCTTGGGAAGGGTTGGCACTGCGATTGCCAGCTTCCTGTTCATGTGGGATATGATTAGGAGACACCTCCCACCCGAGCTGCGTCGCGTCCTTGAAAGATGGACGTACAAGCTCAGGATCTTTTTCAATCCATATGTTCAAATCTCAATCAACGAGTACATGAGCAGGAATCTGAAGCCTCATGATGCATATGCAGCAGTGGAAGCTTATCTCAGTGTGAATTCAGTGAAAGAAGCCAAGAGACTGAAAGCTGAGATGATTACTGGTGCAGACAAGCTGGTGTTGAGCATGGATGAGAATGAGAAAGTTAATGATGAGTTCCATGGGGCAAAAGTGCAGTGGATTTCTGGGAAATTTGAGGTGCGTCAGAAGGAACAGTATCCCGAGATAGATAAAAGATATTACAAGCTAATTTTCCATAAGAAACATCGGGAGATGATCACAGGGCCCTACTTGGACCATGTAGTAAGGACGGGGAAACAGATTCAAGCACGATACAAGAAGAAAAAGCTTTACACAAATAGCCACAGCAAGACTACGTGGAGCCATATCGTGTTTGATCATCCAGCTAGCTTCGAGAATCTGGCAATGGAACGAGAGAGAAAGAAGGAGATTGTTGAAGATTTGATTGCTTTCAGAGAGGGTAGGGAGTTTTATGAAAGAATTGGCAAAGCATGGAAGCGAGGCTATCTACTGTATGGCCCCCCAGGAACTGGGAAATCGACTATGATTGCTTCAATGGCAAACTTACTGAATTATGATATCTATGATCTCGAGCTAACTTCTGTGAGAGACAACACAGATCTGAGGAGACTATTGGCTGAGACAACTAGCAAATCAATAATTGTGATTGAGGACATCGACTGCTCGCTTGATCTTACtggtaaaagaaagaaaagtttAGACAAGAAAGCAGAAGGGGGCACTGAAAACAGCATGAACGAAGCTTTCTCCAATGAAACTGAAGAAACTTCAAGCCGAGTCACTCTTTCTGGACTACTCAATTTCATAGATGGTCTATGGTCTGCCTGCAGTGGAGAGAGAATAATTGTGTTCACTACTAACTATGTTCATAAGCTGGATCCAGCCCTAACAAGAAGGGGAAGAATGGACCAACATATCGAGCTATCTTATTGTAGTTTTGAGGGTTTTGAAGTCCTCGCAAGGAGCTACCTTGGATTGGAGTCACATCCCCTGTTTGAATCAATCGAGTTGTTAATGAAGGAGACTAGGATCACACCTGCAGATGTTGCGGAGAACCTCATGCCCAAATCGCGCAAGGAAGTTGCAGAGAGATGCCTCCGGAATCTGGTTCAAACTCTTGAACGAGCCAAAGAAAAGCAGAGATCAGACAAAGGCAAAGAAGAATTAGAAGACAAGTtggaataa